The genomic interval AGCTTTCTTACCAGTTTAGGACAGTAATTAAAGGGTGATTTAACCCCCTCTTCTGAGGCTTAATCCACCCAAgcctcattttgaaaaatgccaagaagtgggctagGAGATGAGTGGGggaaaggaggagggagggagagtggggagcagtgcagggtgtgtggtctggtagtgaatGTGACAGAGTAGTAGCTGTGTGGAAACTATTCGCTGCTAATGAGGTGTTGTATGAGTCGAGcctctcattcactcacactgcaCTCCGAGCCGAGTGGTGGAGACAGAAAAGTGATGTAGCCACAGATCTGGCATTTATACAACTGGAGAGAAGTCTAGTTCAATGAGCCTCGCACTGATTGGATAAGAGggtgacaaaaaaagcatacCAGTGACACAAGAGTAGACTAAAAAAGCAAATGGcaaaaatgaatttgttttcacctgaaaagctCAATTAGCTCAATTTCTTAAAACTTTGCTTTTGAATTGCAAATCCATTATAATCCTGAGCAGTCTGATTATATTCACTTTCATAATATCTAGTCACTATTGATCAAAACATCACAGCAGATTTCAACATGTGTACTGTTGCTGTGAAAAGGACACAAACACGCAAATGAATGATTCCTTTATCCTCGTTCATGGCTTGCAGGGTGCTTCCATGCATTTGGCTTGGCAGCTGTCCTCGACAGGTGGAACATGTGACGATCAAGATGAAGCATGAACTGGGCATCACTGCAGTGATGAACTTCCAAACAGAGTCAGACTTGGTGAACAACTCCTATGGCTGCAGACGCAACCCTGGGGAAGCCATGACCCCAGAGACCATGATGCATTTGTACAAAGACTGTGGcattgtgtatgtgtggctGCCGACACCTGACATGAGCACCGAGGGTAAGTCGATTTTTGTGTGCTAAATTCCAAGAAAAAAATTTACTTCTCAAGGGCAAGTCTTTTCATCGGCTTTATTGACACAAGAGCAGTGTAGCTACGTCCATGTAACCAGGTGAATCGCTTCTGATTTGTCCGGTTTACGCGTCTCAGATGTGATGATTTCCGGGCTGTAAGGACACAGAAATCCAATCGGCAATTCTGACTTTCAaatacacaaatgaaaatggttaTATCAGAATCATGCAGCTCTTTGAATTAAACATTGGTGTCGTCGACCTGCACCATAGAAGCGCGGTAAAATCAAGCAGAGCACTGTCCTAAACCCAAATCTCACCCAAATTTCAGCTACGATAGTGTGTCTGAATGTACCCTAAGGGGATCGATAAAGGGCACATCTTATCCTAAACATCTCCCACTTCAATACAAAGTTGTTTCATAATATGACGAATGAGGTATGCCATTTGAGAGGGAAGTCATGTTCAGATGCAAGACAGTGACGATGTCAACCGtcaaatctgatctgatctACAAAGACTTCAATATGTATGGGTTAATCTGAATGTCTGTTGTGTGACTCTTCTTCTCAAGGTCGCATTAGGATGCTTCCCCAGGCTGTATTCCTGCTTCACGGTCTCTTGGCGAATGGCCACTCAGTCTATGTTCACTGTAATGCTGGAGTGGGCAGGTcgacagctgctgtgtgtggccTGCTCATGTACGTCCTCGGCTGGAGTCTGAGGAAGGTGCAGTACTTCGTCACCGTCAGGAGGCCAGTTGTGTACATAGATGAGGAGGCTTTAGTCCGGGCCCAGGCAGACTTTGTCCAAAAGTTTGGACAACTGAGACCATCCTTCTCTTACCTAGAGACATGAGTTTTCGTTGTGAAGAAAAACTCTTGCTGGACTTGGAAGTGAATATATAAGTATGTAAATGACTGACATCAGCAACTTGGCTTTTGAAATCTAATTGATCCCCACTAATGCATGGAGATTTCTACTGTTGAGCAATTAATAGTACTGTGATATTTGGCTTTAATCTACAGGAATTACTTCCCTGTCTAATGATGCACTGAGGACAATATTAGCATTTCTCAGTAAATGTCCACAGGGGAATTGGGATTGCAATGGCATTTTCTTTCAGCCGTTTTTGTAATAATCAATGAACGGTGTTGACATTTTGAGAACTGAGCACTGAGAGAAacataaagcaaaacaaactaaatatcaATATACTAAAAAGTGACAGAGACGTTGTGCACAGTGCAGGGTATGATATTTCATTTATAGGCAAGGTAGGAAGCATGCTAAAAATGTAGGGAAATACAaactatttgtttatttacacttttatttcccTGTTATTCTCCATTTGCACAACTGTCTATCAAAagaatccctttttttttccttttagaaggaaatattgttttttgaagCAAAGTCTTGAAAATGGCACTCCTTACCAAAGCAACAAATTAATTTGTGAAATGACAATGCCTCTCTATATCTGTCAAGCAGGTATTCTGTTCCGAGACATCGAATAACGCAGCTCCGCCTCTGCCTTCCTCTGAAAGCTTGATcgcatttcagttttatttatttatccagcAGATGTTATTCAGACCCATCTCCTAAATAACCAACACAACATCCCTTCTGGACCATTTTAATGCATACACAATAAGACATTATTGGAGTACCTTTCTTCTGCCTAGACACATAATAAGGATatattgctttttcttttacaagATAGTGTTTTGATTGGAGAAATTTAGTGGATTTGGGAGTAGAGAAGAGTCTTCGCAAACACGTCTTACAGCTTCTCATTTCTTTTCAGTAAGTCCCTGCAGAAGACAGCACCTTAAAAGGGTGTCAGTGGAGACGGGTGGGTGGATGGAGCCCTGCATATGTGCTAGCGGAAGCAAAACTGTGGGTTTCTAAACattctaaaaataaatacataaaacctgaatattttttttaccgaGTAGAATGTGGAGCTGGTTTGAAAAATAAGTACTAATACCTTATATACCTTACTATATTTGTGCAGCTACTTAAGTTGTCACTTAAATGGATGCCAATGTTATTGGTAAATGTGTCACATACTCTCAGAAGTCTGGGTTAGAAACTGTAACAGAGACAATTTAATATGTAGCAGGTGTTCCACAAATATAAACCTTCGTTTAATCCAGAATGTTTCCTGAGAATACTCCATGCACTTGTTTCCCTTGTGTTTTGGTTTGCTGTAAGTCCCTGACAAGAGTTTGTTTCCCATTTCCCTCACTTTACAGACTTTTGTTTTGCTGATTTAAGCTCCACATGCTATTCACCATTGTATAGTGTGtcccttttgtctttttaatctgaacaaagtgaaaacaattcaattaaatgtttaaaatgaaaccaTCAGGTGCCTCATTTAGATGTAGAACAGATCAACAGCATGAGGGGTGTTAATAATGAACTGTTAGTCAATGAATTGCCCTTAAGAATTAAAAAAGGAATGTATATCATTTAATTGACAATGTATGTTTCCTTTCATCTAGCGGCCTCAGAGTCACTTAACAGCAGGACAACACGAGCAGCTATTTCAAGCAACAGCCTTGTTTTAATAGACTCGCATAATGTAACTTATGTGCTGCAAAAGTACAAATGTTCAAGTAACGTGTGtttccattatttattattcacaaCCCATCGTTAAGGAAAATGCGCAAATTCTGCAACCCTaactgtagagctgcaactaacgattattttcataatcaattaatctgtccattactttctcgattaatcgtttggtcaataaaatatcagaaaaccttaaaaaatgtttatcggtcctgtcaaacctggaaatgatgttctcagatgtcttgttttgtcctaactgaaattattcacttttaatgatatttttgttatccagagcaaagaaattaagaaaatattcacatttaagaagcttaaacagtaaatcttgttttaatcatgaaaaaaagcttcaaatcgattcattgattatcaaaatagttgtcgattaatttagtaatcgattaatcgtttcagctgtAACTGAATGACCACTATACAATGAGATGGTTAACTATGGTATGTGCACCAGATTACACAAACTTCACAGCACCAATGTACCTTATGAACAAGTAATGCTCTAAACCCCCAAAGGAAGACTAATATCAATCAAATATAATTGTGTGTTTAGCTGAATCCTTTGTCAGAATCAAAAGTCTTAACATAACAGGTCCACAAAACGATTTAAATAGAAATATATTAAGGTTAAAACCCAAACATAACAAGTCAGTAACAAGTAGTATAATGTGAGTGTTATGATCTTCTCTGTGTGacatatgtaagaaatgtattatattaagacGTAAAATTACCATGATGTTAACACACCCAATAACACACCTCCGAGCACTTCCACACACAAGATACCAACAGAGTGAGCAAATACAGAATGCAGTCAAACCTGGAAAGCATTGGTACCCTgctcaaaaatgtgtttaatatggACGGctgaaaaaggagagaaagctGATACACCATTACAGACAGTCTGGTGTGGATACTTTTCTCCCAGATAAGGAAGCAACACGGAAAACTTAAGCCAAGATTAGAcaacactccctctctctctctcagaattTGCAGCTTGATATTTCAGGTAATAGCACTGTTACGGTCCATTATCATCCCCTCTCATCATGTAataattctctgctgctgctctaagGCAGACACATTCACTTTCAAACTCTGCCTGTTGCCGACAAGAGAAAATTAACCAATTAGGTTcagtttttataaaaataaaactgattttgcACTGCAAATGCTTTCAATTGGGGTTGCAGTAACCATTTTAAATACTGGTAAACCCAAACTGGAAATCTTTGAAACCAATACCGAACCCACATGCACTACAGACACAGGAGAGACACTGTTAGGTAATGAGAAAGAAACAAGCAACTGTTAGGTAACAAAGTGGTTTTCAGTTACAAGACTCATTAAATGTTCCCATTTTAGTATGCATTTCTGTGAGATGGATGAGCAGAGCTGTTTGGAGTCCATAAAGCACAATGTTTACTTTCAGTGTTAGATCTCACTGTCTAACTTTTGGAGAGTGAAAAGTGTTTTGTCCAATAAGCCCTTTGTctgtaaaaacatgcaatacttCTAGCATGGACTATGCCCTTTGAAAGACTCTGCGTTTATCttccatacttttttttttttttttaaattcattctacattctatttctATTCTGCAACAAGCCTTCCTTAATGCTTAAGCTTTTAGCTGTGCAGACAATGACACAGGTCGAACAAAGAAAGAGCCACAGATGATTCATATGCATCACGTCAGTCTGGGCACCCTTGACCGATTTGCTAAACAGATTCTAAGTCCATTCAAGTCATCTGCAATATCTGGGCTCTTCATATGCACTTAAGAAAAAACCCCACCAATGAAGTCACTGCTCTTGACTTTGCTTCCAGGCAAAACACCAGTCACCCTGACAGGTACTGACACTAATTACTGACTGCAGGTTCCACTTGACATATTCTACTATgcattttcaacacattttccaAATAAGTAAGGCAGCAGTGCAACATtgttgaataataaataaatctgagaTTGCAATATACCGATTAGCGCAGCCATGTACTCTTTCAGACTAAGAACCACTAAGGGTTGATAGACATGAACTCTGAACAGAATCTGACAGCAGTTAAGTCTGGAGAATGGTCAGCATTCTCCCAGAAGCCACGTTTCTTGAAAAATGCTGACAATTCTCCACATTTACCCCCACTGTAGCAGCAAATGAAATGAGGAAAGGAAACCCAAAAAATGCCCTTTAGATAAAATaccatacaaacaaaaaacaatctctATTAACACACAGTGAGGTTCCTTGAAATGTCAGgcaatgtcatttttattaagtTAATGGACAAGTCTCTCAAAAGTCTTGGTGTTTTCCATCTTAATCTTGCAAGCATTCTGCTGTGGTGATATATGGATTAAAAAGGGGTAATTTAAAGTACAGTGCCAAGAAGAGGGAACCATCAATGCATTCACCACAGCCaattggggggggggattacCCAAGCAGCAAACATCTGCTAAGCTGCTCTGTTGGCCAACTGAACTTTAATGCATTATTTGCAGCCTAAGTTATTCCACAAGGAATGAGTGGCGGTGCCCGACAGATATTCAATAATATGCAGTCTTCATGTTTGAGGGACCACAATATGACGGTGCTgacactgtatatataaactTCACATTTCTCATGCAAACTGAAATTTATTGCTGCAACACATTAAATATGTACCTAATTAATTCCCCCATTAGTAGGTAGTTTTGTGTTCTTCACAATGGTTGCACTTTCCGTTTTTTAATCGAGACGCTTCCTGAGATTTGGGAGAGAGATAATATGTCAGTcttgcacatttgtttttttttttacagatttaatgAACCTCCATTTTTAAAAGGTGCAAGTAAAAAAGGTCCAAATCTGAACTTCAGGACATTTTAATTGGGGGAGTGAATGAAAAATTTGAATGAAAAATTTTAAATTTGTGCCAATAGTCTTTGGCACCAGACAAGTCCAGACAACAATGGTGATGGTGGTTGGTGACCTGATAAAACAAAGAATGATGGATCAGAAGAGACTGCAAAGacttggtggtggtggtggtggggagaTGGAGGGTGAGAAAAACAGCAGCccaaaaaaaggcagaaaaagacAATATCAGGGTTCTCTCCAGCTCAGTTGAGCGTAGAGGGGGCACCTACGCTGTGATTTTGATCACCCACACTGTGATTTTGGTCCCTACGCTGTGATTCAACTGGTTggctttttgctgtttttttccttttgtaatcaaattcaaaaataactttttgGCTTTAAAGTAAGGCTGTAACAAATATAAAGCACAAAATGTGGCCCTCAAAATGCAGGAAATTGTGTTTCAGAAGGTTATAAATTTCTAAATTTCTGGGGGGGTACAATACAGTTCTCGAACCTGCAGCGTTCTGTGCCACACTAAGTCCTCCCCTATGCTGTGAAAAAATCCTGGTGGGAAccctgaatatgtttataaAATAGATAATTTGCTAAGGAGGTAAGCATGTTCCAATGCAATGAGAGCAGCTGATACAAATACAAAAGATACAAATTGAGAGTGCATCTGCTAGTGAGGAGATGAAAACAGTAGCTTTATTTTTGCATAAGTGATCCAGTGAGTAATATTATATGGGAAACTGACTGCCTTTTAATGGTTCTTTTAAATTTTAAGTGAGCGTGGCACCACCTAAATAATATCCACTgtagatgttaaaaaaaatctatttgataATGACTATTATTTGCTGGCGTAGTTTTTTTAATTGGCTATGTAGTAATGCAGTCAGTGTTATTTGCAACTTGttaacaaaaacactgactgaTATTTTCTATACAGATTACACAACTTTACTGGAACAACTGAGAAACTCAGCACTTAACTTAGCCATTGTCATGAGATCCATGGTCAATAAACTACATACTGCTTTtgtgatgcattttaatgtgtttctgcAAACTATATCAAATATGTCTCTTAAAGTTAATTGATGTCAAACATGTTCTCAAATGATGAaattaatgtttgtttaaaatctcCTCAGTATTTGAAATGTTGCTCAATATGAGAATATGAGCTATGAGCCAAAGTGTGGGAATTTTGGCAAGACATCTTTGTTAAGCAAAGACTGCATGCACTTATTACACCCACATCTAAAGTTAAGGATAAGTTAATGAGTCCACTATACTGCTGAATAGTGCTGCTGGACTGAAAGGCgatttttaattttaaggcACGAGTCTATGCAACATAAATAATTGTTGTTATAATTATTGCCTCAATCACAACACTCATCTAAGCATATTATAGGTCATTACAGAGACAGCAAGAGTATGGA from Solea solea chromosome 17, fSolSol10.1, whole genome shotgun sequence carries:
- the epm2a gene encoding laforin; translated protein: MLFRFGVILTPESADVELLILGSREEMGHWDLSRAVLMKTSQKLLSCHEPSLWTCDVQLAEPCRDPLWFKFIKRVRGSYVWEGSGPSHDRCCVYDKRNMVDGVHCHPIGHWIEETGHTDEMKHTTSFYFNVAGQKAMHFSRVLPCIWLGSCPRQVEHVTIKMKHELGITAVMNFQTESDLVNNSYGCRRNPGEAMTPETMMHLYKDCGIVYVWLPTPDMSTEGRIRMLPQAVFLLHGLLANGHSVYVHCNAGVGRSTAAVCGLLMYVLGWSLRKVQYFVTVRRPVVYIDEEALVRAQADFVQKFGQLRPSFSYLET